The following proteins are encoded in a genomic region of Vulpes vulpes isolate BD-2025 chromosome X, VulVul3, whole genome shotgun sequence:
- the CYLC1 gene encoding cylicin-1: MGSLGPALRADFFESGKDFFCCIPKILKINIRTNDNSISISESSKKIWNQDYFPLTFPKPLQPGRKKRSRPSESQITVPRHDKRKLEEIQKPAHIRIRHSSKKISQRPSVYLTVRRQAQFRNPYTLKAYPENGESKKSRDDKKGGTLQRNAKENKSPCDTTTDSKTVNDEKPRKGNKAVKTPSKLSCELYKKSKSKLEINPESNYFEAISMYPKKDKRESKNFKETDNDFICAKKDSKDSQNNSDAKSQTCSKNSSNMDFILYLEESGAESMKLDMWLKNYSQNNSKKPSKKDTKKDAKSSDAESVDSKDSKKDVKKDKKGTKKDKKKDSKKDTESTDAESVDSKDAKKEPKKAKKDSKKSDKKRDAKKDTETTDAESADAKKESKKAKKDSKKNDKKKDTKKDEVSTDAESESELETTNWKKDEKKDKIDSKKDEKKKDAKKDEVSTDADSESEWNSEKGKQDEKKDKRISKKDKNKSAMKYEESTETESDWESKDKYESKKIKKDSKKDAKKQESTDAEYDEYSKRDSKKPETFKSSDAESEESLYKLEAKKKGVDESDATSADSKKETLELKREFKMSSKKTTFKEKGKKTGTGRVPPLREKPPLPPCEPLLPSPKIKRLCRCKMPPEPLKPRYAPLIYDLLPHGVFR, translated from the exons TAAGTGAATCAAGCAAAAAAATATGGAATCaagattattttcctttgacATTTCCCAAACCACTCCAGCCAGGTAGAAAAAAGAGATCAAGACCTTCAGAATCACAAATCACAGTTCCT AGACatgacaaaagaaaattagaggaaATTCAGAAGCCAGCTCATATAAGGATAAggcattcttcaaaaaaaatttcccaaaggCCATCTGTTTACTTAACAGTTAGGAGACAGGCTCAGTTCAGAAATCCTTATACTCTTAAAGCTTATCCTGAAAATGGAGAATCTAAGAAGTCCAGAGATGACAAAAAAGGAGGAACTTTACAGAGAAAtgccaaggaaaacaaaagcccaTGTGACACAACTACAGATTCTAAAACAGTAAATGATGAGAAacctagaaaaggaaataaagcagtTAAAACTCCATCAAAATTATCATGTGAACTATATAAGAAGTCAAAGTCCAAATTAGAAATAAACCCAGAATCCAATTATTTTGAGGCAATATCAATGTATccaaaaaaagataagagagagTCAAAGAATTTCAAGGAGACAGATAATGATTTCATATGTGCAAAGAAGGATTCTAAGGATTCACAGAACAATTCTGATGCCAAATCACAGACTTGTTCAAAAAATAGTTCAAATATGGATTTCATACTCTATTTAGAGGAGTCTGGTGCTGAATCCATGAAACTTGATATGTGGTTAAAGAATTACTCTCAGAATAATTCAAAGAAGCCTTCAAAGAAGGACACAAAAAAGGATGCAAAGAGCTCTGATGCTGAATCTGTAGACTCAAAAGATTCAAAGAAAGATgtaaagaaagacaagaaaggtacaaagaaagacaagaagaagGATTCAAAGAAAGACACAGAGTCTACTGATGCAGAATCTGTAGACTCAAAGGATGCAAAGAAAGAGCCAAAGAAGGCTAAAAAAGACTCAAAGAAAAGTGACAAGAAAAGGGATgcaaaaaaagacacagagactACTGATGCAGAATCAGCAGATGCAAAGAAAGAGTCAAAGAAGGCTAAGAaagattcaaagaaaaatgacaagaaaaaggATACAAAGAAGGATGAAGTGTCTACTGATGCTGAATCTGAGTCTGAATTAGAGACAACGAAttggaagaaagatgaaaagaaggaTAAGATAGATTcaaaaaaagatgagaagaaaaaggatGCCAAGAAGGATGAAGTGTCCACTGATGCTGATTCTGAATCTGAATGGAATTCAGAAAAGGGTAAACAAGATGAAAAAAAGGATAagagaatttcaaaaaaagacaaaaataaatctgcaatGAAATATGAAGAGTCTACTGAAACTGAATCGGATTGGGAGTCAAAGGATAAGTATGaatcaaagaaaattaagaaagattCAAAGAAAGATGCCAAGAAACAAGAGTCTACTGATGCAGAATATGATGAATATTCCAAGAGAGACTCAAAGAAGCCTGAGACATTCAAAAGTTCAGATGCTGAATCTGAAGAGTCACTATATAAACTGGAGGCTAAAAAGAAAGGAGTTGATGAATCTGATGCCACATCTGCAGATTCAAAGAAGGAAACACTGGAACTAAAGAGAGAATTCAAAATGTCATCCAAAAAGACTACATtcaaagaaaaggggaaaaaaacaggtaCAGGTAGAGTCCCCCCATTAAGAGAAAAACCACCACTACCTCCTTGTGAGCCTTTACTACCATCACCCAAGATCAAACGTCTCTGTCGGTGCAAGATGCCTCCTGAGCCTCTAAAACCAAGATATGCTCCTTTG atatatgatttgctgCCACATGGTGTGTTCCGATGA